The Ciona intestinalis unplaced genomic scaffold, KH HT000037.2, whole genome shotgun sequence genomic sequence TTTACGGCAGTCAAAGCACAGTCacataacaaaataattaagtGCACACCTTTAAAGTTTATCGATAAGCAAGGTGTAATgtacaaaaaagaaaatgtggTGAAATGTGAACTAATATAGTCGTATAGTACCATTATGGAAATATGAAACTTAGGCTTAAAATGCTGaagaaatatatatgaattGGGAATGTAGGAAATAATTGGAAATAGTGACGAGGCAACATAACACATCAATGACCAGTCACAGTAGAAAACCACTTTTGAAGAACCAAAGGAAAGAGTTTTGAATGTACAAGTTAACCGACTtgaagaaaatacaaaaaatacaaaaaaaatcctgAAAACCAAGACAAGCTAAAATACTTATTATAACATAttatttcagtaaaaaaacatttcttcaTTATTCCAACTTAAAAAGGAACATAAGAAAGGTTCACAATAAACTGGTATTAACTAACAAATTGTGTCCCAGTCAAAATCGTCGACTATATCCTCACTTTGTGGTTGTTGTGTATTGGATGCAGTGTATCTGTTGTAGATAAATTGAACTTCAATTCAACACTCAAATTACAAAAAGGTTAATTACAAATTATGAAGTAATGCATACCAATAGTGGTAAATCTGACTTGTGTAAATTAACTTTactatgatatatatttttactttatatatagtactgtggggtaagatggatacaacgctattttagaagCGAGAGGATACAATTACAgtcatataatttttttaatattttttataaaataaaagagaatgaaaacatgaaccatcttacccaaacCTACTATAGGTCATAttacacattaaaacaaagacaACCAACTAAAAGTTTATCTATAAAAGCTGGTAAATGAGCAAAATAAGGTTGCAAATGCAGGATTTACCAGAtgttaaaatgatatttgatATTTCAATGTATTGACAGTCAACACTTACCGTGGAGGTGGTGGAAGGTTCCTTACATGGTTCACCATGTTTTGCTGATGAGAACCTGAAAAATAGAAGCAATAAGTTTGTTGGAATGTGAATAGTTAGATGCATTGAAAGCAGTAACAGATCAGTGACAAATTACGGCCAGCCAAGCTAATATGCAAGCGGGAAATCCACAACAAACTATGCTTGTCATGAAATTTCTACAACCGCTATCACTAACAATGTTTGCTTTGGGTTTAGATGAACAAGCTGGGTGGAATGACAAAACTAACAACTTGAGCATCAGAAATTCAACAAACTGCTGGCTATACTTACCAGTTTAGCAACTATCTGCTAATCTAACTAATCTTGTCAAAGAAAACAATTTGAGATGCTGAATTATGGCATTGCATATGGGTATTCCATGCAGCATGCACTATGTGATTGCTTCTATTATCAAGGCACATGCGTGGATGTTTTTGAAGTGAATACTAACCAGGGACATTTACACTGTGACTCTGTTGGTTGTTGGTATTGTAATGCAGATGGTTTGTTGCGGCAGTTGCTTGATGATGGTTCATGCTTATGCATGGCATGCTACCACCAAACGGGGCACCAAGTCTATTTGGTGTCTCTACAGTTTACCAACAGAATTTTGGTAAAGCATATTcacaaactaatttttttttctaagaaAAACTAGAATCAATTTTAATCTCACctgattaaaatttattttgacattACCACATAATCACATGTTGAGTATATCTGTATACTACTATAAACTAATAAGGTACCATAGTATGAGAATAGTATATATCATATGTTATGAAAACACTTAATGAGTTTTGTCAATGCAACAATGAGTTCCTATGTACGACAACTTACCAACTGCAGATTGATTTGAATGATGGAGTTGCTGGTGGCCTGCAGAGTGGGAGTGAGATTGAGTTGGAACAAATCCACTTTGCTGGAAAAAGTGGTTAAGACTTCCACATAAGTCAACCGCAGATTGCTGGTCAAGTTCCCAGTTCTTTTGATCAGCTTGTTGCATGTTTTCAATGAGATCTAAGAAATATAGTTACAGTTAAACACTTAATTTTAGATAATTTGAGATATCAAGTACCTTGGTATTGAGTAAAATCTACTTCTGACCAGTTGTGACTTTGGGCCATCCTACAACTCTGACGTAGAGATTCAATATTGTTGAAGAACTCAAAGTTCCAtcctttaataaaaaacaaatatttactgtCTGTGACGGAGAAATGTTGAATGAAAAGTTTGAATAAAACGACAAGTTAcacaaaactttttgaaaTTCGCAGCAGAAAACAGCATGGTTGATAAAGGTAGATAAAACTAACCTGAAGTGCTGGCAGATGCTTTGTTTATTTGGTTGAGTGTTGCAGAGTGACCCAGGGGGTGTTCAGTGTTGTGTACATTACGTAGCCCACCATTACCAGTGTCGGATATATGGACAAGATTAGATTGTGCGTTGTTTGCATTATGCTGATGTAAGTTATTAGACCTCTGCTGCCCCATGTGGCTGTAATGTGAGTATGAACTTGCTGATGACGCAGAGCTGTggaagttttaaacaaacataatggtcaaatatttttccactaaatgcataaaaacaaagtaagaaTGTCAACATAATGAGaacataatacaaaataaacataaaagtaaacaGTAGCAGATTGTATGGTGGCTAACAGAATTACCAAATACTCTTGCAATcttattttttgaaaagttttagttaaaattttaataactatTAAAAAGCAGAATAACAGAAATTAATCTCCTTTACTTGGAGAAGTTGTGACTTGATTGGTTAGATGTTGAAAATGCACACGAGCTTCCTCCAGAATCGTTCATCAAACTCCTTTCATGCGATGAATGATTTAAGTCTGGAACAAAGTAATCAAATGTTGTTGAAATATTGAGTCATGTATTATAGCTTACTATCTATGGTTGGTTGAAACACTGTCTTGTATATACTTCGAAATGAAGCACTAAGATCTTCTAGTCCCATTCCATCCATACCTTCCGTAGAAGAATTCTACAAAACATTACCTGTGagtttttatgaaaattaaaacatctaAATATGCTTCACACACTGGCTTCTTTATTGTTGGAAGAAACACACAAAACACAGATTtgagtaatattttttattttactaaatttgtatttagaAGCAAATTGTACATctgattgtaaaatatttaaatatacaataatagtTACTTCAGAATAATACTATAGACACAAACCTGTCCGTGAGGTAATTGTGCATGGTTAACAGGAGTTGATGAATGACACGGTAGCGCATGTACTGGACTACCCTGTTGTGGGGATGCCTGGTTAAgaaaaagatgtttttttacaaagttgaAAAATAATCTAGCAAAAATTGATATATGGAATACTTACCATATTGGAAAAGTCTGGAACACAAACTTGCATGATGCGTTGATTAGGCTGTTGTATGCTGTCATTTGATGAATGAAATGAATTATCCTCATACACCTGCATTTaattaaagattaaaacattaaacgaAACAACTCTTAACTGCATTCAAGAATTTATAGTAATCAACTACAGAGAGTAAAATTCAATACATTAGTAAACAATGCCCAATAAACTAAAGTAAACAACTGTACATCTTAGTACAAATAacaggatactgttttatgaCAAAGCATTATATGCCCCGGtctcacaaaacaaaacatggaaCACAGAAGGCAAACCACTTtgattttggtttttaatacCGCTGAAACCCTTTTGCTAAAACATTTAATGTTGCTGTATTTTAAGCACACACACAAAACATCAtaggtttaatttttgaactgaaaatatttgtttgcacTTGGAAATAATTAgagtttaaaatgcatttatacatttgtatatatttaattatatttaattaaatatatatatagttttttttttacaagaaaGAGTTGAAATTGAGGGGGTAAAAGAAAGCAGTAGTAATATTCttaatacaacaaaaacaaattaatcctcttaaaattaaaaaagagttgtttttgtatttatagagACTTAACAGCGTTAGACAATTAATAGCATATCAAACATGTGCAAAGAATATTACATAATCATAAAACAGCAAATGCTGTGGTCCTTAACTCCCAAGTAGAGTTATTCATGGACAACCATATTTTGTAGTTGTAAGACTGTGGTTATTACGCTGGTATGTGAATAAGTAATAACACACTACATAGTAATTACTATTCTGAAGAATGATTCTAAAGGCAAAGTTTTTACcacataacaataaaaaaatttatctGAGCATGttgtaagaaatatttaaactaggAACCTAGTAAAAGTTAAGCACATTTCTCAACTTTGTATTGAGAAAATACTCTGCTTCTATGGATTTGTATTCACAATTAtctctaaaaataaattggcgTTACTATAAATATGCCTTTAAAAAGGGGTTACATAatcaactatatataatatatttattaactatggtgaaaaaacaatatataaattaaaaaggatatattatatatacccAAACCCATTTCATTTCACAAAAAACATTACTGTTATTTAAATCACAATTACATGTTTATTTTGCTGTTATAAATTCAACATGTAGTTCATTTAAAGGAGGTTAAATTTCCAATGAGTTGAATTTAAAGGAACATCTAGTCAACAAAAGGTTCAACAAGCACTTATACTAACTAAGTAGCTATGTATGAGGTTAAGCACTAGTAAAGTTAAGCAGTGAGCAAATTTAAAAGAACAATGTAATAAACACATGTTTAACTAAAGGTATTAGGTTTTAAGTTAGGAGAAATACAATAAATGTTATCATGGTAACAATAATACACTTGGTTTCCAAAGAGAGTGTATGATGCTATAAATTTTCTACTACGTAGGGAGATTATGTGCAGTGGGAAAGCACACATACGTCATAGATATTGACGTAATCCACACCGCTTAAGGTATTGACATTGACACATGCTTGAGTAAAATGTCAACTTTTCACCTTTCACAGACAAATACTGTTGCTtgtaattgtatattatttggAAACCTGATTTAACCAGGGACCTCTAGGAACTTactttaataacaaataaatagtaCTGTAATATCAGTAAGTTTAAttattcataaaattaaactttttagaaAACTTTAGTCAAAATAAGTTGTTTGGCGGAAGTAGCTGaacacaaaatattaagtCAAGAGATGATtctcaaaacaataaaagtaatGTGTGTTGTGCAAACAACTTCAAGCTTGGGTTGGTTGAATGTGTAATATTACTACTATATAACCCATATACCTACAACTACAAGTcgtgtttttatattgtaggcatttttttaaattatgcttTTGCTAACAACTGATCAGgttttttaaaagcatttcttatcaaatggtttattttaatgtgtgATTTGTAAAGAAAAACCACTTGTACAAAAAAGCAATACTAAAGGTAACAtgttttaacctaaaaaattaagaaaacatCAACTTTAAAAGGAACTACAGACAGTGGTCTACTtgtagttttatgttttatgaatatcctgaccatcttacccccatgTCGTCGGGTCTTGCTTTACGTTTAATACCACGAGGTCGAGATAAAATCGGATCTTCCTGAGGGTTTGAATCAATTGCCCAATATGATCCCTGGAATGCaactatgtttaaaatatataatgtactTTTGCTTAGAGAACTGCAAGAGTAATATAACACTTACTAACTTGAGTTGTAACAGgctgaataaaaacaacatttacttGCATAGTTAAAACAAAGGAGAACAAACCATTAAACCAACAATATTGAAATAACAACAGGCTAAAGTCCTTGGACTCCTTACTGTATCTAGTGCAATGTGACACTCGTCACTTACACATATGTTGCATGTTATTATACaatcataaattaaaataaaccagtAAACCACCATATTTTACTATCAACACCAAATGTTTACTATTTATATTCAGTTGTTTaacaaaatgaaattgaaTTAGAATTTTACAAATGTGAATTTTCCACTCTATAAGTAAAAGACCAGCTTCAAAAGTgtcatttaaaccaaaatagaCTGAATAAAAGCAAATACCTTTCCAGGATCGTCTTTTGCTCGCGGCACTTTCATAAAACACTTATTTAACGACAAGTTGTGACGAATTgaattctaaaattaaaaaaaatatttttgttgataatACTATTATACATAACCAATATAGCgataatctatatatatatataaacaattccaatgtaatattaataaaaaactaacatttagttatctcttcgaataagATACCAAagattgaatatttaaaataaaaaaacaggttaTAGCGACTTTCTAATccataaactaaatattttaacatagttTCAATCACACCTTCCAACCAGTTCCAGCTCCACTATAGTAAGGGAAAGTCTTGCATATCCATTGGTAAATTTCACTCAAAGTCATTTTCTTTTCATTGGAAGAGTTGATAGCCAGAGAAATTAGACTGGCATAGCTGTTGACATAAACAGAACAACAAATTAGGCTGTGTCTTCTGTGCATAGCCTATacaataagtttaatattgagtaaggttatttaaaactatataaaaattgttcGTAATTGACTAAGTTTTCGctcaaatttaattaaaacaataatgatAATTAATGACTCTGTGTcagtttttttccaaattccACCAAActacacatgtttttttataattgtagtattatatattattatttggaAATATGGCTCAATAGGTTATTGAAGGCCTTTTACCAAATAGAATCAGggataatgaataaaatgtttaaaaacattgatgtaaaaataattttgcaatgaacaatattataaaattgtatctatattttattattttcacaaACATTGGAAACCGCATAAAGAATGGTTGCCAATGGATTCTCATTTGTAAGAGTTGTACCTTTTGTTTCGCATTTGGCACAGAGTTATCTGTGGGACTTGCACCAAAATAAGGAAGCTATTAGCGATACCATACCTAACCTCTCCGAAAAGCGATGGGATCTTCAttgttaatattatacaaGCAACATTGGAAGTGGACTTTTTGCCTGTCCTATCATTATCTTTAGATCAGTACAATTGATATCTCTGGGCTGCAACGCAGAGATATAGTAGAGTATAGCTCTACTGTTTTCTAAAACTGATAAACTGGTAGAGTGATCTTACTACAATATCTTTGCAGGGCAGCCTAGAGATATGAATCTGACTAATCCAAAGCTAAAACGAATAGAAGGAAAAACAAGCCTAAAGTCCGTTTGAAATTGttgcttgtttttattgtatatatatatatatatatatatatataggtctATAAACACTGACAATACCATCACTTTTTAGCTTGAATGCGCTAAACCCGCAAATTTTGGGTTAAGTCCTACAGATGAAAGTGCACCAAATGGAAAAGTGAAACTTTACAAATGGGACTCTTATGTCAACTTACAATAACTACCTGTATGGAGGTTTTCCATCCTTTGACTGCCCATCATTAGAATCACCATCTCCATTAgattttttgtcatttttaccATCTTTATCCTCCTTGGCTGCTAAGCTCATTGCTTTTACATTCAATCTGTTATACgaataaaatatcttaaaaattATGATATGACTTATCATAATCCTAATTTTCATTGGTTGTACTTTGGTATGCGAACGAATATTAACTTGTTTGTAATCCGAACATACCTTGGCAGCCAATCCATTGAAGTCAAGCTATTTTCCAAGTCAGTCATGTTTTTCTTACTTTCAGCATCTCTCATACTTGTCATATTATAATGAGTGCTGGTGGTGCAAGTCGACATGAGCAAAAATCAATTGCGtatctttataaaatttttcttatattttaataaactgttaACATGCTAATAAGATAAAACTTCGATACATTAAtcattacaataaaatacatagCAATATTACAGGAAACATGTTTAAGTCTTAAAGATAAATTCTATGATTCACTCAGACACTGAACCAGTAAAATAGAGATACTGTCACGTTTAGATgtataacaatataatttaaacaatggcTTACTCCGCCGCTACTAGATCCTTGCATTCGACTTGTTTTCAGTTTACGAACTTTACCAGTAGTTAAAAGAATCACAAATGGAACGCGATTAAACAAGAGAGCTATAAACTAAACTCCATTAAAGCAGAATCATAGAAACACTCTGGTGTCCAACCTGAATGtaagtatgaatgtaacttactttatcctcgcgtggccggaaaacgacagtcgttatcacacgggtttaacacctcgtgccagcttacgagttaccatgtatgttactttgtgggtaattattttttttgttttttttctttttttttgacCCATTACGTCCCAATAAGTTGTTGGTCACGTATGCGAGCATATGCATAGATGTGTGGTCATATAGCAGAGTTTGGAAAAACATAAGTACCCTTTACATATTGCCCACTGTAGCCCACGGTGTTCTGGTGGTGATACCATGAATTAATACTATCATACCCAGGGCccgtatataaacaagtttatgtatttttaccaatttgaAAATACACAGtgtaagacgggacagtttaaaatcccTGTTAATTTCGATTAATAAGTACATTTATTGttaggaatacacgtaaataacatgaacaaatattgtacaccgagaaaatcaaatttaaacattatttttcttgatTCCTTGCCATATTTTTAAAGGGTCGCctacaatataaaattattctATGAAAATTGCTATTGTTTGAACGATAATGAGTAATGTTAGAACATCGGTTGTTaagcataaaatatatatattaagtttatgCGGCCGAGAAAGCACAATCGGTTTatttcggtaggttaactacaagttgcagaatactattAACATAAATACTTCCTTttttgtcccgtcttctcccccTTTGcagttttggtttttattgttaaaactttaaaaggttaaattttaattgaattaTTAACTTAGTaggataatttaaatataatacaataacaagataatatatgtaaaatacattCGAAGTACAGTCACTTGCACTTGGAAATATTATATGAGAAGTGGTTTGTGCAAAAAATAGTGTAGCAATaaccaatttgtagcaaaaattaaaactatattaatagttattatcaattttcagttattacaagttcatgtgcatttgtaggatacaatatttatttattgacgTTTGAACAATACTTATTATCGTTTAAacaatactatataataaaaaactgCGAGTATagggtaaatatatttttctattttcatgtaataatatatactgtatatgtgTATAGGGTTGgtaacatatattaaaaactataatgtaggcaaaattgttaaaaattatatcaGTAATGCAAAAAAAGGATGTttgaacttgattttcaaacgtttaatattattttgtggtatttctaataaaaatcatttattaatcaaaattcaCAAGGTTTTTAAATTCCCCCGTCTTTCCGTGGAATTGGTAATTTACACTACCTTCTGTGCGAATCGcgaaataactttttatcaaatttatcAATATATACTGGTACTAATTCGTAGAATCATGCAAAAACTGTCACATATTTGATAGAAACGTTGAGCAATATCTGCTAAAGgtctttccccactctgcCAAATCatacatacagtagggtggagaaagataggacatcatcccggggaaatatgggaaacctttagcgcATATATCTAAACATcgtgatcatgttttaaataattaacaatggtatatggaagtcgtggggaaGGATTTCCTTATGTGGGAAGAATTTTATGTggtaaaaaaagcttttaaatttaccttattaaacattctttgcgaaaaatgtataaaagtaACCAATAACCATATTAAATGACTAATGTTACAAATTCActatagaaaacaaattacgcagtatagaaaacaaat encodes the following:
- the foxj2 gene encoding transcription factor protein (The RefSeq protein has 3 substitutions compared to this genomic sequence); this translates as MSTCTTSTHYNMTSMRDAESKKNMTDLENSLTSMDWLPRLNVKAMSLAAKEDKDGKNDKKSNGDGDSNDGQSKDGKPPYSYASLISLAINSSNEKKMTLSEIYQWICKTFPYYSGAGTGWKNSIRHNLSLNKCFMKVPRAKDDPGKGSYWAIDSNPQEDPILSRPRGIKRKARPGDMGVYEDNSFHSSNDSIQQPNQRIMQVCAPDFSNMASPQQGSPVHALPCHSSTPVNHAQLPHGQNSSTEGMDGMGLEDLSASFRSIYKTVFQPTIDNLNHSSHERSLMNDSGGSSCAFSTSNQSSHNFSNSASSASSYSHYSHMGQQRSNNLHQHNANNAQSNLVHISDTGNGGLRNVHNTEHPLGHSATLNQINKASASTSGWNFEFFNNIESLRQSCRMAQSHNWSEVDFTQYQDLIENMQQADQKNWELDQQSAVDLCGSLNHFFQQSGFVPTQSHSHSAGHQQLHHSNQSAVETPNRLGAPFGGSMPCISMNHHQATAATNHLHYNTNNQQSHSVNVPGSHQQNMVNHVRNLPPPPRYTASNTQQPQSEEIVDDFDWDTIC
- the foxj2 gene encoding transcription factor protein isoform X1, giving the protein MSTCTTSTHYNMTSMRDAESKKNMTDLENSLTSMDWLPRLNVKAMSLAAKEDKDGKNDKKSNGDGDSNDGQSKDGKPPYSYASLISLAINSSNEKKMTLSEIYQWICKTFPYYSGAGTGWKNSIRHNLSLNKCFMKVPRAKDDPGKGSYWAIDSNPQEDPILSRPRGIKRKARPDDMGVYEDNSFHSSNDSIQQPNQRIMQVCVPDFSNMASPQQGSPVHALPCHSSTPVNHAQLPHGQNSSTEGMDGMGLEDLSASFRSIYKTVFQPTIDNLNHSSHERSLMNDSGGSSCAFSTSNQSSHNFSNSASSASSYSHYSHMGQQRSNNLHQHNANNAQSNLVHISDTGNGGLRNVHNTEHPLGHSATLNQINKASASTSGWNFEFFNNIESLRQSCRMAQSHNWSEVDFTQYQDLIENMQQADQKNWELDQQSAVDLCGSLNHFFQQSGFVPTQSHSHSAGHQQLHHSNQSAVETPNRLGAPFGGSMPCISMNHHQATAATNHLHYNTNNQQSHSVNVPGSHQQNMVNHVRNLPPPPRYTASNTQQPQSEDIVDDFDWDTIC
- the foxj2 gene encoding transcription factor protein isoform X2, coding for MSTCTTSTHYNMTSMRDAESKKNMTDLENSLTSMDWLPRLNVKAMSLAAKEDKDGKNDKKSNGDGDSNDGQSKDGKPPYSYASLISLAINSSNEKKMTLSEIYQWICKTFPYYSGAGTGWKNSIRHNLSLNKCFMKVPRAKDDPGKGSYWAIDSNPQEDPILSRPRGIKRKARPDDMGVYEDNSFHSSNDSIQQPNQRIMQVCVPDFSNMASPQQGSPVHALPCHSSTPVNHAQLPHGQNSSTEGMDGMGLEDLSASFRSIYKTVFQPTIDNLNHSSHERSLMNDSGGSSCAFSTSNQSSHNFSNSASSASSYSHYSHMGQQRSNNLHQHNANNAQSNLVHISDTGNGGLRNVHNTEHPLGHSATLNQINKASASTSGWNFEFFNNIESLRQSCRMAQSHNWSEVDFTQYQDLIENMQQADQKNWELDQQSAVDLCGSLNHFFQQSGFVPTQSHSHSAGHQQLHHSNQSAVGSHQQNMVNHVRNLPPPPRYTASNTQQPQSEDIVDDFDWDTIC